A genomic window from Populus alba chromosome 19, ASM523922v2, whole genome shotgun sequence includes:
- the LOC118036738 gene encoding uncharacterized protein, which yields MSSASKAWLVAAAIGGVEALKDQGFCRWNCTLRSLRKHAKNHVGSISQANKKLPYSFSAIISSKFKEEKAKQSEESLRKVMYLSCWGQN from the coding sequence ATGAGTTCAGCAAGCAAAGCTTGGTTGGTAGCTGCTGCTATTGGAGGTGTTGAGGCGTTGAAAGACCAAGGCTTCTGTAGGTGGAACTGCACATTGAGATCGCTACGCAAACATGCCAAGAACCATGTCGGGTCAATTTCTCAGGCTAATAAGAAGCTCCCTTACTCATTTTCTGCCATTATTTCAAGTAAGTTCAAGGAAGAGAAGGCGAAACAGTCAGAGGAGTCTCTAAGAAAAGTCATGTATTTGAGTTGCTGGGGTCAAAACTGA
- the LOC118036735 gene encoding uncharacterized protein, with protein sequence MSSASKAWLVAAAVGGVEALKDQGFCRWNYTLRSLHQHAKNHVRSASQAKKLSSSSSAMISNKIKEVKAKQSEESLRKVMYLSCWGPY encoded by the coding sequence ATGAGTTCAGCAAGCAAAGCTTGGTTGGTTGCAGCAGCTGTTGGAGGTGTTGAGGCGTTGAAAGACCAAGGGTTCTGCAGGTGGAACTACACCTTGAGATCCCTGCACCAACATGCCAAGAACCATGTCAGATCAGCCTCTCAGGCCAAGAAGCTTTCTTCTTCATCCTCTGCCATGATCTCGAATAAAATCAAGGAAGTGAAAGCAAAACAGTCTGAGGAATCTCTAAGAAAAGTCATGTATTTGAGCTGTTGGGGTCCTTACTAA
- the LOC118036736 gene encoding uncharacterized protein: protein MSSASKAWLVAAAVGGVEALKDQGFCRWNYTLRSLHQHAKNNVRSASQAKKLSSSSSAMISDKVKEVTAKQSEESLRKVMYLSCWGPY from the coding sequence ATGAGTTCAGCAAGCAAGGCTTGGTTGGTTGCAGCAGCTGTGGGAGGTGTCGAGGCGTTGAAAGACCAAGGGTTCTGCAGGTGGAACTACACCTTGAGATCCCTGCACCAACATGCCAAGAACAATGTCAGATCAGCCTCTCAGGCCAAGAAgctttcttcttcgtcttctgcCATGATCTCGGATAAAGTCAAGGAAGTGACAGCAAAACAGTCTGAGGAATCTCTAAGAAAAGTCATGTATTTGAGCTGTTGGGGTCCTTACTAA
- the LOC118036740 gene encoding uncharacterized protein has product MSSASKAWLVAAAIGGVEALKDQGFCRWNYTLRSLHHHAKNHVRSASQAKKLSSSSSAMISNIVKEEKAKQSEESLRKVMYLSCWGPN; this is encoded by the coding sequence atgagttcAGCGAGTAAAGCTTGGTTGGTTGCCGCTGCTATCGGAGGTGTTGAGGCGTTGAAAGATCAGGGGTTCTGTAGGTGGAACTACACCTTGAGATCCCTACACCACCACGCCAAGAACCATGTCAGATCAGCCTCTCAGGCCAAGAAGCTTTCTTCTTCGTCCTCAGCCATGATCTCAAATATAGTCAAGGAAGAGAAGGCAAAACAGTCGGAGGAGTCTTTAAGAAAAGTCATGTACTTGAGTTGTTGGGGTCCAAACTGA
- the LOC118036739 gene encoding uncharacterized protein: MSTARTAWIVGASIGAVEALKDQGFCRWTYTMRSLHKHAKNNMRSISQARKLSSSSFAMASGELRESSQSEESLRKVMYLSCWGSN, encoded by the coding sequence atgagtACAGCAAGAACGGCTTGGATTGTGGGAGCTAGCATTGGAGCTGTAGAGGCATTGAAGGACCAGGGTTTTTGCAGATGGACCTACACCATGAGATCATTACACAAACATGCAAAGAATAATATGAGGTCAATCTCTCAGGCCAGGAAGCTTTCGTCTTCATCTTTTGCTATGGCTTCGGGTGAATTGAGGGAATCAAGCCAATCCGAGGAGTCTCTGAGGAAAGTCATGTACTTGAGTTGTTGGGGTTCAAATTAA
- the LOC118036742 gene encoding protein THYLAKOID FORMATION1, chloroplastic produces MAAVTSVSFSAISQSSSDKRAFCTVARNLGFEGSRFRSSFSCHYVGVRASNSTSRMVIHCMSTSTDVPPTVADTKLNFLKAYKRPIPSIYNTVLQELIVQQHLMKYKKTYRYDPVFGLGFVTVYDQLMEGYPSDEDREAIFQAYIKALEEDPEQYRIDAKKLEEWARAQTPSSLVDFSSREGEIEGTLKDIAERVASGNFSYSRFFAVGLFRLLELSNASEPTVLEKLCSALNINKRSVDRDLDVYRGLLSKLVQARELLKEYVDREKKKQEERAESQKASETVTKCLGEPQFVGQ; encoded by the exons ATGGCTGCCGTTACTTCAGTATCATTCTCTGCAATTTCCCAATCTTCGAGCGACAAAAGGGCTTTCTGTACAGTAGCGCGTAATTTAGGTTTTGAAGGCTCCCGGTTTCGGTCCAGTTTTTCGTGTCATTATGTCGGCGTTAGAGCTTCGAATTCGACTTCCCGTATGGTTATCCATTGCATGTCCACTTCTActg ATGTGCCACCAACGGTAGCTGATACCAAGTTGAATTTCTTGAAGGCTTATAAGAGACCAATCCCGAGTATCTATAACACGGTTCTGCAGGAGTTGATTGTGCAGCAACATTTGATGAAGTATAAGAAGACTTACCGCTACGATCCTGTGTTTGGTCTTGGTTTTGTTACTGTGTATGATCAACTCATGGAAGGGTATCCGAGTGATGAGGATCGAGAGGCCATTTTTCAGGCTTACATTAAGGCATTGGAGGAGGATCCGGAGCAATACAG AATAGATGCAAAAAAGCTTGAAGAATGGGCTCGGGCTCAGACTCCTAGTTCATTAGTTGACTTTTCATCCAGGGAAGGAGAAATTGAGGGGACTTTAAAGGACATCGCAGAAAGAGTTGCGAGTGGGAATTTCAGCTACAGCCGTTTCTTTGCTGTTGGGTTATTTCGCCTTCTTGAGCTGTCAAATGCTAGTGAACCGACAGTACTAGAAAAG CTTTGTTCTGCACTAAACATCAATAAAAGAAGTGTGGATCGGGACCTTGATGTATACCGGGGCCTTCTTTCTAAATTGGTTCAAGCAAGAGAGTTGCTGAAGGAGTATGTAGATAG ggaaaagaagaaacaagaggAACGTGCAGAATCACAGAAGGCTAGTGAGACTGTAACAAAATGTTTGGGAGAGCCTCAATTTGTAGGACAGTAG
- the LOC118029148 gene encoding universal stress protein PHOS32: MNSKQPCQSEPDLPVPPLPALSVRSPSLSTAPTANRRVAIAVDLSDESAYAVKWAVQNYLRPGDAVILLHVRPTSALYGADWGSIQHQINNNKTPFDQNDPDSSDNQERQKLEDDFDSFTNNKANLLAKPLLEADVPFKIHIVQDHDMKERLCLEVERLGLSAVIMGSRGFGATRKMGGGKGGTVGGGRLGSVSDYCVSIVFCPVVLLGVMMMVKEEESVKIGGLGEEVEEGLHPVPEEDQEECFDDELKGWDIGKER; this comes from the exons ATGAACTCAAAACAACCATGCCAGTCTGAACCGGACCTCCCAGTTCCACCACTCCCCGCCCTCAGCGTCCGCTCCCCTTCTCTCTCCACCGCCCCCACAGCCAACCGCCGTGTTGCCATAGCCGTGGACCTTTCCGACGAGAGTGCATATGCAGTCAAATGGGCGGTCCAGAACTACCTCCGTCCAGGTGATGCCGTGATCCTCCTCCACGTCCGGCCTACCTCTGCCCTCTACGGCGCTGATTGGGGGTCCATTCAACACCAAATCAATAACAACAAAACCCCTTTTGATCAAAATGACCCAGACAGTTCTGACAATCAAGAAAGGCAGAAACTTGAGGAtgattttgatagttttacAAATAACAAAGCCAATTTGCTGGCTAAACCATTGTTGGAGGCTGATGTTCCTTTCAAGATTCATATAGTGCAGGATCATGACATGAAGGAGAGGCTTTGTTTGGAAGTTGAGAGGTTGGGGTTAAGTGCTGTGATAATGGGAAGTAGAGGTTTTGGTGCTACAAGAAAGATGGGGGGTGGTAAAGGAGGGACTGTTGGTGGTGGGAGATTAGGGAGTGTTAGTGATTATTGTGTGAGCATTGTGTTTTGTCCTGTTGTGTTGTTAGGTGTAATGATGATGGTAAAAGAGGAAGAGAGTGTGAAAATAGGAGGTCTTGGTGAGGAGGTCGAGGAGGGTCTTCATCCTGTGCCTGAGGAGGACCAAGAGGAGTGTTTTGATGATGAGCTGAAAG GCTGGGATATAGGAAAGGAGAGGTAG